ctttttgaattaaaagttagacTTTTGAACTTAAAAGTTAGACTACTGaaacctaaactttaacttcagaaaccataactttaaatttcgaatccttaactttaactttaaaatcctaaactttcaagttcagaatccttaactttaactttaatatCCTAAACTTTAAGTTCAGAATCCTTGAAACAATTTTAGAATTCTAAACTTGAACTTTAGGATCCTTAACattaacttcaaaatcctcaactttaacattaaagtccttaactttaaatacataatccttaactttaactttagaatccctaactttaacttcaaaatcctcaactttaacatcaaagtccttaactttaaatacataatccataactttaactttagaatctttacctttaactttagaatcaaATCTcaaaactagaataaaaaatttaataaaagaGAAATAACTATAAAAATGTTGAGAAGAAACTTACATCAGttgaaattgattgaattgCTGAATTTGACAATTGCCCATCAGGAATGACGAACCGTATATGGTTCTCATCATCGTTCACAGCATCATGCCTACCACAAATCTTGGCAAAACCTTCTTCAAAACCCAACTTTTGACAAACAGGGTAGGTCACTGTATTTAATAAACCACTGCCAAAGCAAGCTGAATCCTTTTCCAAAACAAGCCTTTCATGAATTTTAGTACCAGACCAATGCTTCATCAACGGAAGACTACAACTCTCTGCAATGCCTCTAAATTGAAGGCGATGAAAATAGACAACTTGTAAAACCCATAAACAACCACCAACGTTACCCTGGCAGCCTGAAGTTTTATGCTTCCTAATAGCCCGACAAAGTCTCTCATGGACATATCCATACCAATCAAGATTCTTTATTTCATCTACATCCtcaagaactttaactaaacccAAATCAGCAGTCCTATTAGCTATAGGAGCTAAGAAAACAGAGAATGCAAACATCACAAATATTCGCTTGAACATTTCTCCACCTTCCACTAATTCACCCATCTTAATCTCCAACAGACGCAATGGAATGGttgcattttttttaactttaaagTAGTCTCTCCACTGATTTTTCAAACCTACATCCTTAGTCCTAGTGCTGCTATCTACAATAGGATTGTCAGAATGTAATGGGAGAAGAAACACATCATGCACATCACATGGACTAAATATGAATTCCTTTCCAGCTTCAATTTTAAACAACCAACTaacaggatcaaaatgatcaaTCAACCAGGGAAATAATGTTGTATCTAACTTAGAAGTTTGCGTAGGTAAAGATAACAACCAACCGAATCCAATTTCTGAAACAGACTTAATTTGATTTGAATTGAATGTTTCTATGACAGCTAACAAAGCAGTTGGTCTACACTGGGTAGTCAAGTTTGAAGTACTGCAACCCCCATCCAAGCTGAAAAAAAGTTAAACAGGTAAAAGTtagacttttagcagttaaagtttgGTTATTAACAGTAAAagttatgtttctgatgatgGAAGAATTTCTtaatatttacaacaaataccataactttaacctacataaGTACAACTGTAatatttaaaaggaaaaagttgACTTTTAGCAGGTAAAGTTAGGAGAAAAAAGtcaaaatccttaactttataCTTAGAAATCTTGTTTGTAAGATTTGACTTTAacatcaaaatcctcaactttaacttcaaaatccttaactttaacttcaaaatcctcaactttaagttcagaatccttaaactttaaatttagaaatcttaactttaactttagaatcctaaacttttaatttagaatccttaactttaatttcaaaatcataaactttaactttaggttccttaactttaactttaaaatttttaagTTTAACTTCAAAATTCTCAACTTTGAACTTCAAAAATCTTAACATTAACTacaaaatccttaactttaacgtcaaaatcctcaacttgaAGTCCAGAGTCCTTAAAActttaatttcaaaatcataaactttaactttaggattcttaactttaactttaactacaaaattcttaactttaactacaaaaatctcaactttaacttcagagtccttaactttataaaacaactttaacacagaaaagttcaaattgagaaataaaacaaattgtaaAACTCACATCTGGACATCATTTTCAGCATCAACAGGAACATTAGCATCAACCTCAGCCTTAATCCTTGCCTTCTTCcctttgatttttatttcaaccaACTCACTCTTAACCATTACTTTCTTCTCCATGACTCCCGGCTTCTTCTTCCCTTTGCCTGTCGGTTTAACCAAGCCAGCATTAACATCCTCGTCCTCGTCCTCGTCCCCGTTCTCATCCTGTTCCCAGTTCTCGTCCTGGTCCTCATCAGTATTAACATCCTCATCATCTTCATAAACAACATcgtcatcatcgtcatcatatTCAATATTTTCTGAATCTGGATATTGAATGTCATCATCTTCTTGTAAAATCTCCTTCACATTAACAGTTTTACTTCTCGGCATGATTCAATGATGTCAAAAATCACTGCAAAAGTTAAACTCCCATTAGATGAAAAatttgtaaatataaaagtaatAGATTTAACTGTTAAAGTTAAGATATTAATAGAAAAGTTAAGTCTTAAATGATTGAaaactgtcttaacttttatgccaatttccataactttaatatataaaactataactttaacACAACAAAGTACAACAGTGAAATAAAACAGACTGAAAGACTCAATTTAGTTGTAGAAAGGTAAAAACGTGAAAGTTAGACTACTACcaattaaagttaagttattcacAGTTAAAGTTAActcaattatcctaaactttaagtcaattatcctaaactttaactacaaaacctcaaatttaacattagaaccctcaactttaacattagaaccctcaactttaactctaaaccctcaactttaactcaattatcctaaactttaactacagaatcctaaactttaattttagaaccctcaactttaactctaacACCCTAACTTTATCTCtataatcctcaactttaacatcAGAAATCTTGCAACTTTGATACAGATTCAATGATTCACGTGCTTGCAACTTTGAATACAAAAGTTCTTCACTATTAGGTGAATAACCTTAACTTATTAACAGATTTATAAACTTTGACATTTATATAACATAAATTAAAGCACAAAATTGAAATCGCAGCAAAGGAACAAAATCGCAGCAAAGAAGTTATCTGTGCAAAGGAACAAAATCGCAGCAAAAACAAACGATCGTGAAgaaaaacctaaatcaaaacacacaaatacaaattcgaAACAACACAAACAAAACGCGACATAATTGGAAAAATAATTCAAGTAgaacaactaaaataattaaacttaattatcaaaatacgaaaaatcaaagaaaataggTAGAAAACTAACCTGGATGAACTGTCGAGGTAAATGTAGCAAAATCGCGAAGAAATTGCAGAAGAAATTGCAAGAAGTTGCGGTTGAAATGCAGAAGAGAGAAATCGCGGTTGAAATCGCGAAGAAATCGCGCTTGAAATCGCAGCAGAAATCGCAGAAgagggagagaggagagagaaaagagagaactGGGAAGATGAATGAAGATCAACTGACTTTCCCAGAAATTGCGTTTCACTTGTTTCACTTCACACGTGGGAATTATTTTGAGTTGCCTAATATGGGCTTGGTGTAcattaatttattgtacacccattttaaacaagattttgtgtttatGCAATATGCTTGTCTGCTCAAGCCAGGCCCGTAATAACAACAAAACTTGCTGTTTGTTTCTTTCATGTAAAAAAAATGCTCCGTACTTCGTTTTAATCTTTTAATTCACAATTGTGTTCTTACTATGGGCCCAAATTGTCGTGAGTACCTTTCTCCTACTATTCCACCACGTCAAAACGGTCTTTTAtgctttttattaaaataaaataacattagttttgtaaaaaataaCATGGAAGATAAAATgacatatttatagaaaaataaCATAGGTTTAAAAGTGTTTGTCTCTAAATTTTAAACATTTTATGTTCAACTTTGCGTCAAATTTGGATATTAATGGACTGAAAATCTGATATGTGGTTTAAAAGAGAAAAAAGTTAAAGgttgaagaaaaagaaaatggacAAAGTAGGGTACTCTCggataaaacaaaaataacgtAAGGTTTataaaatatactccgtaacaTAAATCTAAGGAAAATAACATCATGCTATGTTTGGATACCAGAATTTCAAAATCGGGTAACGAATTTTATCAAGTCGGGTTGATTGCGGTTGTTATTGAGTAAATTGGTTTTGGATTGCTATTGGATTTGATGTACGTTCGGTGCAGCTAAAAGTTATCAGATGCCAATCGAGTTACGGGTCTTCTTGGGTTGCTCGATGGTTCGGATCCGGGACTTTAATTCACCAGTTAAATCGAATTTCAAGTCAACAATGTATcgatttgggttgattttggccTGCCTATTTCTCGGGTATACTCGGTTCGGATGTCAGTCAATTTTTCTGATTGCTTCACTTTTTGACAATCCAGTAATTGCTACCgtttgaaaattaaaacactAATCGTAACGGGTCAGAAATCTCAAAATAAGGTTGAATCTAACGAGTCTGCTTGTCTGGTGGGTCTTAGTTGGGTCGGGTTCACTGATCATGACTATTCATGAGTGATCAGTGGGTCACCAGATCATTGAAAAGGTCAATGCTCCCTCCATTTGTGATTTTGTGTAATAATGTCTTTCCACAAACTATGTTCTCTGTGCACTATTCCTCAAAATGCCCCACCAATCAACAGCCAAGAAAGTCGCCGTGGTAGGTGCCGGCGCAGCCGGATTGGTGGCTGCGCGTGAGCTCAGAAAGGAAGGTCACGATGTAATGGTGTTCGAGCGCGGAACCCAGTTGGGCGGGAGCTGGGTTTACTCGTCTGAGGTCGAGTCTGACCCGCTCGGACTCGACCCAACTCGGAAAATCGTTGAGTCAAGCCTTTATGCTTCTCTCCGAACTAATCTTCCTAGAGAAGTCATGGGTTTTCGTGATTTTCCCTTTGTTCCTTCTGGTAATAATCTTccctttcttttaattttttgataCTGATTAGAATTGCTATCTAATTTGATTTGGGTGAAATTTCAATATCATTTTTAGGTTTTTAGTTAAGTATTCTATGTGATTTTGAAATTGGGAATGTGGGTTTTGATGGTAAACTTtgctttgttttaatttggAAGTGTATAACTGTAAATATTAGCTGGGAAAGTTCCCTGTATTTTACAATGGTAGTATTATGATTGTTGAAATTAGAAACTAATTTGGCTGATTCATGTAACTAAAGTCACGTTTGTTGGTGACCATAATAAATATGGAGGGCTGATAGTTCTATGTGCAAAAGTTGATTGGGTTGTTCTAATTAAGGTATAATAATGGTAATTTTGACGGCGAATGAAGGCAAAAAGTATGTATGATTAAGTAAAACGGAGTTGTATGCAATAGCTCTATTCATTTCTTTAATTGGAGACTGTTAACCCAATTCTGAAAGTCGGCAGGAAGAGAAAGGAAATGAATGGAATAgcatttcttttgttttgtttgataGGGGGTTTAGCTAGAGGAATTGGTTGGAAATCGAAAAGTAATACAGTACTGAGTTATTAGCTTTGTTTTCATCCAAATTTTGGAAAGGAAAGTGAGGGGTTAGTATGTCCAGTCACTTCCTTTTCGTTATTTCCAATTCTTGTAcaataaaatgaaattatttgaaGGAATATtactttcctttcttttccatCTGATTTATCCATGAGGTTGTTAATGTTGTTGTTGCGACTCTAGTCGTCCCTATTATCTTCTCTTTTAATTTCTATCTTAGTACCACTGTTATTCTTAGTACGACTGTTAATTATCGTATTAACAAGATGAAAAAGAATATGAAACTCACCATAGGGATAAGTGGGACTTAAGGTCGTAGAGGGAGTGTATAGCAATACAGTAAGCTACTCGTAGTAATGGGTGAGTACTACATTTAAGCTT
This genomic stretch from Spinacia oleracea cultivar Varoflay chromosome 3, BTI_SOV_V1, whole genome shotgun sequence harbors:
- the LOC110789082 gene encoding uncharacterized protein; protein product: MPRSKTVNVKEILQEDDDIQYPDSENIEYDDDDDDVVYEDDEDVNTDEDQDENWEQDENGDEDEDEDVNAGLVKPTGKGKKKPGVMEKKVMVKSELVEIKIKGKKARIKAEVDANVPVDAENDVQILDGGCSTSNLTTQCRPTALLAVIETFNSNQIKSVSEIGFGWLLSLPTQTSKLDTTLFPWLIDHFDPVSWLFKIEAGKEFIFSPCDVHDVFLLPLHSDNPIVDSSTRTKDVGLKNQWRDYFKVKKNATIPLRLLEIKMGELVEGGEMFKRIFVMFAFSVFLAPIANRTADLGLVKVLEDVDEIKNLDWYGYVHERLCRAIRKHKTSGCQGNVGGCLWVLQVVYFHRLQFRGIAESCSLPLMKHWSGTKIHERLVLEKDSACFGSGLLNTVTYPVCQKLGFEEGFAKICGRHDAVNDDENHIRFVIPDGQLSNSAIQSISTDEMHAEFLRMKRNLEIVSNFHLKQLEAVAALRRRSSPSLPDDDLDPRYYAMMQELAEMVVSVQSMPGGLENIYCDGKPNAIPQDDSPNKKIQGVLDEINVNETANKTAVQCEEPRIVDATTDPAQQTNQGATLEVDVQPSLSEQLVVPLPIVEPLPSVEPLASAETAPKELKVYEPTVGYHSIIHSSFTDGKPKIGIPCGKVNTEPFLVGHFMRFYKRNMKRLPELYQEVADYCLLDDPVVVKVE